One stretch of Toxoplasma gondii ME49 chromosome XI, whole genome shotgun sequence DNA includes these proteins:
- a CDS encoding hypothetical protein (encoded by transcript TGME49_314267), translating into MPFPRGTGSQTSSWTRATHFPASAFTQRYEYGPVAALLQQDAFRHPHVSGSLRTYLKVSACSRLPGKASRRTLDSRLLCREMVICLATNKKQALHLDLFLSISFFSLESPSFLLCSLSVRRACRRGFICTAKAKPAPFPESTSLQCETSFCPCLRANLHPCGVCTLEMQRNVHVGKPLLSGKTMASVSASLVLCTNANLFTREAVYAGRYVFLRLLMCR; encoded by the exons ATGCCTTTCCCTCGTGGAACAGGCAGCCAAACATCATCTTGGACGAGAGCGACACACTTTCCTGCATCTGCGTTCACGCAACGGTATGAATATGGCCCTGTAGCTGCACTGCTCCAACAAGATGCATTTCGGCACCCTCATGTCTCTGGAAGTCTGCGTACCTATTTAAAG gtctctgcatgcagtcgcctCCCGGGAAAGGCCAGCAGGAGAACGCTCGACAGTCgacttctctgtcgagaAATGGTGATCT GTCTCGCAACGAACAAGAAGCAGGCACTCCATCTCGATCTTTTCCTTTccatctctttcttctccttagagtctccctcctttctcctctgcagtctctctgtccGTCGCGCTTGTCGCCGGGGATTTATCTGCACAGCAAAAGCAAAACCCGCTCCCTTTCCAGAGAGCACCTCTCTTCAATGCGAAACTTCGTTCTGCCCATGTCTGCGCGCAAATCTGCATCCgtgcggtgtatgtacactggAGATGCAACGCAATGTCCATGTAGGGAAACCGCTCTTATCCGGAAAGACGATggcgtctgtttctgcttctcttgtcCTGTGTACGAATGCAAACTTGTTTACGCGTGAAGCTGTCTATGCAGGCCGCTACGTTTTTCTACGTCTTCTCATGTGCAGGTGA